The genomic segment GAGCTTCCCGAGACGCCGATGGAGACGGTGCCCTCGATCTACGAGGCGCCGGCCGCGCGCATTCTCGACGCGATCCGCTCCGCCCCGGCGGAGGCGGCGACCCTGCTCGTCATCGGCCACAATCCTGGCCTCGGCGATCTCGCCCTGCGACTCGTCGGCGAGGGGCCGAAGGACTTGCAGAAGGAACTACGCGAGAAGTTTCCGACCGCGGCGCTCGCCGTGTTCGCGTTCGACGCGGAGGGCTGGGAGGATATCGCCGCGGGCGGCGGGCGTCTCCTGCGGTTCGTGCGCCCGCGCCAGCTCGCGGCGGACATGGACGACGATTGATGGACGACGATTGAGGTGCTTTGCCAGCGAGAGCATCGTCCCGAAAGCCGGCAAGCACCGTTCGGGATGATGCTCGGGCACCGAACCCTTCGCCCTCTTGCGCCGTTCCTCAACGAGAACAGCCGAGCTGACACCGCGTAGGGAAGACCGGCGTGCTCCTCGAAACGCTCCTCGCCGTGACGATGCTGCTGCCGCGGATCGAGCCCGCGCTCGACACGGCTCGGGCGCGCCTGCCGCCTCTCCCCCGCGCGGCCGAGGCGGCCCCGGCGCCCGCGCCGAGCTTCAGCCTCGTGGCGCGGGCCGTCTCGAACTGGCGGGAACAGGCGGGCGAGAACCTCGCGCCGGGCTCGCTCGCCTTCGTCGTCCGGCACGCGGCGACGGAGCCGGGCTTCGTCGCCCGCTGTGTGCGGCTCAACAATTACTGGTGCATCAAACAGGCGCGGTGGAGCGGCGAGCTCGGCGGCGACGCGGAGGGCCATACCGGCTTCGCGACCGCCGCCGACGGGGCGGATGCGGCGGTGCAGCTCCTGCGCCGCTACCAGCGTGATTACGGACGCCGCTCGGCACTCGCCATCGTGCGCCGCTGGGCGCCCGCCGAGTGCGGCGTGGCCCGCCCCGTCGCTGCCGCGCCCGTCGGCGGAAAGCCGAGGCCGCCGGCACGCCAAGCCGCCGGGCCCGCCGTGTCGACGACGACCGCACCACGGGGCATCGGCGGAACGTTGCGCGCCCGCTTCCTCGCGCGGCATGGGCGGGGCGGGGTCGCGCGGGCCGCGCCGAGCGCCGCCGCGGGGCTGCGGGTGCAACCTTGGTCGGCCCGTGCGCGGCTCGCCGGGCATCCCGGCCGGGCGCCCCGTGCCGTGGCAGGATCGACCGTCTCCGTGCCGAGGCCGGCCGCCGACATCGCGACGGGCCTGACCGAGGCACCGAAGATCGCGGCCAAGTCTCCGCCGGCGGTCAACCCGGCCCGTACTCTCGTCGCCTCCGGCGCGGCCAATCCTGCCGCCCTGCTGGCGCCCGACCGGCTCACGGCGGAGGCGGCAGCACTGCCCTCGATCGCCGCCTCGCTGCCGAAGGGCAGCCTGCTCGATCTCAGCCTCCCGGCCCCTGTCTGCGCCAACGACGAGACGCGCATCCGCAACTACGCCGCGCGGATCGCCGACAGCGTCGGCCTCAAGCCCGACGACGATCTGCGCCTGTTCCGCGACGACGGCCGGCCGAGCGACAACCTCCTGCCGGTGCTGCTGGCGATGTCCTCGGTCGAACTCGGTACGCTGCACGCCTCGAAGGCACTGGTGAGCGCGGCGATCGAGCGGCTCGAGGCGCGCCTCTCCGGAACCGCCTCGTCGGAAGCACGGTCGAATTCCGCACTCTAGGACTACGCCTCGAAGAGCACCGACCGGCCTGCGCGATGAAGCGCGCAGAGTGGAGAAGCACTACTCCCAAGGAGGCAGATGATCGCCGCCGTCCCGCTGGTATGGTCGTAGTAACGTCTCTCGGGGGCTTGCGGAAAACCGGTCGAGACACCGGTCCTCACACTCCCGGCGACGCGATGACCCTCCTGCTCGTCACGCGAAGGCAGGTGTGCCTCATCGGACGCCCGATCGCCGAGAGCGCCCGGCTCCAACCCGGCGGCGCGGCTGGCGTCCGGTGCGGGATGCCCGACCTCCGCCGATGAGCCGCACGGCCAGACGAGGATCGGGATGTCCTGCATCGACGGCGAGGCTGTTTTCCAGTCGATCCCAGCCCGTTACGCCGCGCCCGGTTCGGACGGGGAGGGGCGGCCGGTCGTCCCCCTCGCCACGCCGACGCCGGAGGAACTGCAGGAGGTCTTCCGGCATCAGCTCGATGCCGTGTGCCGCGTGGTGGAGGAGCAGCTTCGCACGCTCGCGCTGACCTTCACAGCCGCGCGGGTGAGCCGGCCCGAGCCGCAATCATCGCCGGCTCTGCCGATGGCGGATCGCGGGGCAGAGCGGCCGCTGACCGACGGGGAGGCCGAGATCTGGCTCGCCGCGCAGTTCGGTGCCGACGCCAATGCCGCGATGACCGAGATCGTCACCCTGCGGCTCGACGGCCCGCTCGACGCCGAGCGGCTTCTCTCCGTCGTGAGAGCGGTGCTCGGCCGCCACGACGCCCTGCGCAGCCGCTTTTCCCCGAGCGGCGAGACCGTGCGGATCGATCCCGCGGGCCTCGTGCCGGTGCGATGGATCGATCTCGCGGGCGACTCCGATCCGGAGGCTGCTCTGGCGGCACATCTTCACGCACAAGCGGGCCTCTCGTTCGATCCCGTCGCCGGCCCGGTGGCGCAGGCCGACCTCGTTCGCCTCGGCGAGCGGCGTCACGTCCTCGTCCTCTCGGCCCACCACATCGCCTGCGACGGCTGGTCCTTCGCGGTCCTGGCCGACGCGATCGCGAGCGCCTACCGCGCCGCGCCGGAGGAGTTGGCGCCGGCCCCGCAGACCACGGGCTGTGCTCCATCGGAGGCGGAGGCGAGCCGGGCGCTGGATTACTGGGCCGGGCTCTATGCGAGCTTGCCCGAGCCGCTCGACCTGCCGGCCGACCATCCGCGGCCGAAGCTGCGCGGCTTTGCCGGCGACACCCGAAGCGCCGCTCTGCCTCCGCCGCTCGTCGCCGCGCTCAAAGCGCTGGCGGCGCGCCAGGGGCAGACGCTGAACGCCACGCTGCTCGCGGCCTTTCAAGTGCTCCTTGCCCGGCTCTCGGGGCAGGACGATCTCGTCGTCGGCGTGCCGATGGCGGGCCAGCCGCGCCGCGGCGAGCCGGACCTCGTCGGGCACCACGCCGATTTCCTGCCGCTGCGGGCCCGGTTCGACCCGGACGAACCCTTCGCTGCCCAACTCGCCCGCACCGGCGCGGCCCTGGCCGAGGCCGCCGCTCACGCCGATTGCACCCTGGGGCGGCTGCTGCGCCATCTCGACCGGCCGCACGATCCGGCGCGCCCGCCGCTGGCGCAGGTGCAGTTCAACCTCCAGCGTTTCGCCGACGCCATCGATTTCGGGGCGGGCCTGCGCGGCACGCTCGCACCCGCGCCGAAGCGCTTCTCGACGTTCGAACTCACCGTCAGTCTCACCGAAACGTCCGACGGGCTGACCGTTGAGGCCACCTACAACCGCGCCCTGTTCGATCCGGCGACGATCGAGCGCTGGATCGGGCACTACCTCACCCTGCTCGAGCATCTCGCCCGCGATCCCGCGCAGCCGGTCGGGCGCGTTCCGCTGCTTGATGCGGCCGAGCGGCAGACCATGCTGGTGGCCTGGAACGCGACCGAGACAGCCCATCCGCTCAGGGTCGGGGCGATGCGGGCCTTCAGGCTCCACGCCCGGCGCGACCCGGACCGGATCGCGATCCGTTTCGGCGAAGAGACCGTCTCCTACGGCGCCCTCGACCGCTGGGCCGATCGCGTCGCCGCGGCGTTGCAGGGAAGCGCTCTGCCCGAGGGGGCCCGCGTCGGCCTGCTCATGCGCCGCTCGCCCGGCCTCGTCGCGGCGATGCTCGGCGCTTTGCGCGCCGGCATCCCTTACGTCCCGCTCGACCCGGCCATGCCGCCTGCCCGCCGCGCGGGAATCGTCGCCGATGCCGGGATCGGCGCGATGCTCACGCTTGCGGCCGACCGCGCGCTCCTGCCGGAGGGCCCCCGGATCATCGAGGTCGATCGTCTCGACGGGCCGGCGCCGACCCGCTTCCCGCGCGTGCCGGCGGAGCGGGCCGCCTACCTGATCTACACGTCGAGCACGACCGGCGCGCCGAAGGGCGTCGAGGTGCTGCATCGCGGCCTTTCGAACCTGCTGTTCTCGATGGCGCGGGCACCTGGGATCGCACGCGACGACCGGCTGCTGGCGGTGACGACGATCACCTTCGACATCGCCGGGCTCGAATTGCTGCTGCCGCTGATCCGCGGCGCCCAGATCGTGCTCGCCTCGGCCGAGGAAGCGCGCGACGGCCACGCCCTCCTCGCCCGCCTGGAACGGGACGAGGCCACCATGCTCCAGGCGACGCCGATGACGTGGCGGCTCCTGCTGGAGGCGGGTTTCCGCTCCCGTCCCGGCTTCAAGATGCTGTGCGGCGGCGAAGCGCTTCCGCTCGATTTAGCCCGGCGCCTCACCGAGGGCGGAGGCGAACTCTGGAACCTCTACGGGCCGACGGAGACGACGATCTGGTCCTCGGCCGCGCGGGTCGATCCGGGGGAGGAGACGGTCACGGTCGGGCGGCCGATCGACAACACCAGCCTGTTCATCCT from the Methylorubrum extorquens genome contains:
- a CDS encoding conserved protein of unknown function, putative tetraacyldisaccharide 4'-kinase (lipid A 4'-kinase), putative flagellar hook-length control protein (Evidence 4 : Unknown function but conserved in other organisms; PubMedId : 12910271) gives rise to the protein MLLETLLAVTMLLPRIEPALDTARARLPPLPRAAEAAPAPAPSFSLVARAVSNWREQAGENLAPGSLAFVVRHAATEPGFVARCVRLNNYWCIKQARWSGELGGDAEGHTGFATAADGADAAVQLLRRYQRDYGRRSALAIVRRWAPAECGVARPVAAAPVGGKPRPPARQAAGPAVSTTTAPRGIGGTLRARFLARHGRGGVARAAPSAAAGLRVQPWSARARLAGHPGRAPRAVAGSTVSVPRPAADIATGLTEAPKIAAKSPPAVNPARTLVASGAANPAALLAPDRLTAEAAALPSIAASLPKGSLLDLSLPAPVCANDETRIRNYAARIADSVGLKPDDDLRLFRDDGRPSDNLLPVLLAMSSVELGTLHASKALVSAAIERLEARLSGTASSEARSNSAL
- a CDS encoding conserved protein of unknown function; putative phosphohistidine phosphatase domain (Evidence 4 : Unknown function but conserved in other organisms) produces the protein MMRRLLLLRHAKSAYPQGVADIDRPLNGRGREAAPLMGAYLAREGLTPDHVMVSPARRTQETWAALRAELPETPMETVPSIYEAPAARILDAIRSAPAEAATLLVIGHNPGLGDLALRLVGEGPKDLQKELREKFPTAALAVFAFDAEGWEDIAAGGGRLLRFVRPRQLAADMDDD
- a CDS encoding protein of unknown function (Evidence 5 : Unknown function) yields the protein MQDIPILVWPCGSSAEVGHPAPDASRAAGLEPGALGDRASDEAHLPSRDEQEGHRVAGSVRTGVSTGFPQAPERRYYDHTSGTAAIICLLGSSASPLCALHRAGRSVLFEA
- a CDS encoding putative enterobactin synthase multienzyme complex component, ATP-dependent (Evidence 3 : Putative function from multiple computational evidences; Product type e : enzyme): MSCIDGEAVFQSIPARYAAPGSDGEGRPVVPLATPTPEELQEVFRHQLDAVCRVVEEQLRTLALTFTAARVSRPEPQSSPALPMADRGAERPLTDGEAEIWLAAQFGADANAAMTEIVTLRLDGPLDAERLLSVVRAVLGRHDALRSRFSPSGETVRIDPAGLVPVRWIDLAGDSDPEAALAAHLHAQAGLSFDPVAGPVAQADLVRLGERRHVLVLSAHHIACDGWSFAVLADAIASAYRAAPEELAPAPQTTGCAPSEAEASRALDYWAGLYASLPEPLDLPADHPRPKLRGFAGDTRSAALPPPLVAALKALAARQGQTLNATLLAAFQVLLARLSGQDDLVVGVPMAGQPRRGEPDLVGHHADFLPLRARFDPDEPFAAQLARTGAALAEAAAHADCTLGRLLRHLDRPHDPARPPLAQVQFNLQRFADAIDFGAGLRGTLAPAPKRFSTFELTVSLTETSDGLTVEATYNRALFDPATIERWIGHYLTLLEHLARDPAQPVGRVPLLDAAERQTMLVAWNATETAHPLRVGAMRAFRLHARRDPDRIAIRFGEETVSYGALDRWADRVAAALQGSALPEGARVGLLMRRSPGLVAAMLGALRAGIPYVPLDPAMPPARRAGIVADAGIGAMLTLAADRALLPEGPRIIEVDRLDGPAPTRFPRVPAERAAYLIYTSSTTGAPKGVEVLHRGLSNLLFSMARAPGIARDDRLLAVTTITFDIAGLELLLPLIRGAQIVLASAEEARDGHALLARLERDEATMLQATPMTWRLLLEAGFRSRPGFKMLCGGEALPLDLARRLTEGGGELWNLYGPTETTIWSSAARVDPGEETVTVGRPIDNTSLFILDAQGEPVPVGVTGELLIGGIGLARGYLGRPDLTQRSFTASTLPECAGAQLYRTGDRARYRPDGRVEILGRADHQIKLRGYRIEPAEIEAVLLRQTGLHAVVVLRPDAAGEDRLVCYFVRPEGEAAPTLRNLRAALARELPDYMIPSEWVRLSALPLTASGKVDRRALPAPEARPTGSAEPAAAIKLPLKPAPVPTSDDGLETTLAAIWREVLGLASVERDDDLIALGADSLSVFRIVARARRENLPLGAGDLFQERTIARVAALLHGRLGEGRETPAAARAPIPSIRRPRPADADRAAVGQA